A portion of the Micromonospora vinacea genome contains these proteins:
- a CDS encoding SDR family oxidoreductase codes for MTVDNITENGQEGIDRSRLEACLSVFEALEALPSDHPDVVRVQRATARLYKVIKQRRREERRDAILAADRAVTEATATGAPGRIDDETQGIPLASSVAGETAGFLHNPRGCYVCKQRYREVDAFYHQLCPSCAALNRERRDARTDLTGRRALLTGGRAKIGMYIALRLLRDGAHTTVTTRFPHDAVRRFAAMPDSADWLHRLRIVGIDLRDPAQVIALADDVSSQGPLDILINNAAQTVRRSPGAYAQLIAAEAAALPDGPLPELITFAKPDGQGGPVGSLTAGPQSTALTPHALTALALTSGSASPERIAASTAIDAGGLVPDLDSVNSWVQRVQEVDPVELLEVQLCNVTAPFVLVSRLRPVMAAASARRKYVVNVSAMEGQFGRGYKGPGHPHTNMAKAALNMLTRTSAEEMLTDGILMTSVDTGWITDERPHPTKMRLADEGFHAPLDLVDGAARVYDPIVRGEQGEDLYGCFLKDYAPCAW; via the coding sequence ATGACGGTGGACAACATTACCGAAAACGGTCAAGAGGGTATTGACCGAAGCCGGCTGGAGGCCTGCCTCAGCGTCTTCGAGGCGTTGGAGGCGCTGCCCTCCGACCACCCCGACGTGGTGCGGGTGCAGCGGGCCACCGCCCGGCTCTACAAGGTGATCAAGCAGCGGCGGCGGGAGGAGCGGCGGGACGCCATCCTCGCCGCCGACCGGGCCGTGACGGAGGCCACCGCCACCGGCGCTCCGGGGCGGATCGACGACGAGACGCAGGGCATTCCACTCGCGTCGTCAGTCGCTGGCGAGACGGCGGGCTTCCTACACAACCCCCGCGGTTGCTACGTCTGCAAGCAGCGCTACCGCGAGGTGGACGCCTTCTACCACCAGCTCTGCCCGTCCTGCGCCGCGCTCAACCGGGAGCGCCGCGACGCCCGTACCGACCTGACCGGTCGACGTGCGCTGCTGACCGGGGGCCGGGCCAAGATCGGCATGTACATCGCGCTGCGGCTGCTGCGCGACGGCGCGCACACGACCGTGACGACGCGGTTCCCGCACGACGCGGTCCGCAGGTTCGCCGCGATGCCCGACAGCGCGGACTGGCTGCACCGGCTGCGTATCGTCGGAATCGACCTGCGCGACCCCGCCCAGGTGATCGCCCTCGCCGACGACGTCAGCAGCCAGGGCCCGCTCGACATCCTGATCAACAACGCGGCGCAGACCGTCCGCCGATCCCCCGGGGCGTACGCGCAGCTCATCGCCGCGGAGGCCGCGGCCCTGCCGGACGGCCCGCTACCGGAGCTGATCACGTTCGCCAAGCCGGACGGGCAGGGTGGCCCGGTGGGCAGCCTGACCGCCGGACCACAGTCGACGGCGCTCACCCCGCACGCGCTCACCGCGCTGGCACTCACCAGCGGCTCGGCGTCGCCGGAACGGATCGCGGCGTCCACGGCCATCGACGCCGGCGGGCTCGTGCCCGACCTCGACTCGGTCAACAGCTGGGTGCAGCGGGTCCAGGAGGTGGACCCGGTCGAGCTGCTCGAAGTGCAGCTGTGCAACGTCACCGCGCCGTTCGTGCTGGTCAGCCGATTGCGCCCGGTGATGGCCGCCGCGTCGGCCCGCCGCAAGTACGTGGTGAACGTGTCGGCGATGGAGGGCCAGTTCGGCCGCGGTTACAAGGGGCCGGGGCACCCGCACACCAACATGGCCAAGGCTGCGCTGAACATGCTGACGCGCACCAGCGCCGAGGAGATGTTGACCGACGGCATCCTGATGACCAGCGTCGACACCGGCTGGATCACCGACGAGCGTCCGCACCCGACGAAGATGCGGCTGGCCGACGAGGGCTTCCACGCCCCCCTGGACCTGGTCGACGGCGCGGCCCGGGTGTACGACCCGATCGTCCGCGGCGAGCAGGGCGAGGACCTGTACGGCTGTTTCCTGAAGGACTACGCGCCCTGCGCCTGGTGA
- a CDS encoding siderophore-interacting protein — protein sequence MTETLPIAPWRVFAVTVRAVRRLSPSFTRVTFTGADLDRFADNGYDQRIKLALPLPGQRAATLPDGADWYATWRSLPEHQRNPIRTYTVRAVRPHLAEVDVDLVLHGDSGPATRWARRTGVGDEIALVGPDAGFDGNHGGVEFRQSTGAPLLLAGDETAVPAISGICERLPLDARGIVVLEVPDAADVLPLVTPPGVGVRWLARGTDGHGSRLVPAVVAAAGELLAPGAPTAAQPVPDVDVDTEILWEVPEVVASAPLYAWLAGEAGVIRHLRRHLVAERGLDRRAVAFMGYWRLGQADAD from the coding sequence ATGACCGAGACCCTGCCCATCGCCCCGTGGCGCGTGTTCGCCGTCACCGTCCGCGCGGTACGCCGACTCAGCCCGTCCTTCACCCGGGTGACCTTCACCGGGGCGGACCTGGACCGCTTCGCCGACAACGGTTACGACCAGCGGATCAAACTGGCGCTGCCGCTGCCCGGTCAGCGCGCGGCGACCCTGCCGGACGGCGCGGACTGGTACGCGACGTGGCGCTCCCTGCCGGAGCACCAGCGCAACCCGATCCGTACCTACACCGTGCGGGCGGTCCGACCGCACCTGGCCGAGGTCGACGTCGACCTGGTGCTGCACGGCGACAGTGGTCCGGCGACGCGCTGGGCTCGGCGGACCGGCGTCGGCGACGAGATCGCCCTGGTCGGGCCGGACGCCGGCTTCGACGGCAACCACGGCGGGGTCGAGTTTCGACAGTCCACGGGCGCCCCTCTGCTGCTGGCCGGGGACGAGACCGCCGTGCCGGCGATCAGCGGCATCTGTGAGCGGCTACCCCTCGACGCCCGGGGCATCGTCGTGTTGGAGGTGCCCGACGCCGCCGACGTGTTGCCGCTGGTGACGCCCCCCGGCGTCGGGGTTCGCTGGCTGGCCCGGGGCACCGACGGTCACGGCAGCCGACTGGTGCCCGCCGTCGTCGCCGCGGCCGGGGAGCTGCTGGCCCCCGGCGCGCCGACCGCCGCCCAGCCCGTGCCGGACGTGGACGTGGACACCGAGATCCTCTGGGAGGTGCCCGAGGTGGTGGCCTCGGCGCCGCTCTACGCGTGGCTGGCCGGGGAGGCCGGCGTCATCCGTCACCTGCGCCGGCACCTGGTCGCCGAGCGGGGTCTGGACCGGCGGGCGGTGGCCTTCATGGGCTACTGGCGTCTCGGCCAGGCCGACGCGGACTGA
- a CDS encoding iron ABC transporter permease — protein sequence MNAPPRPEPATRPAPGGRPAAPRVAGVFVAAILLLLVVGAVHLTQGTSNVGALDLLRLATGADDEAARVLIASRLPRLLAGLAIGVALGFAGAALQSIARNPLASPDTLAVNAGAHLAIVAVAAFGVSLPALPAGGLAFCGGLAAAGLVMAMSSGGQAGTTRLILAGSATALALGSVTTLLLLLFEQATIGLFAWGNGSLVQSDLTALTQLAPVIVGAAVVLVLLGHRLDILALGDDTATVLGLDVRRTRLTVMVLAVLLSAAAVTLTGPVGFVGLCAPVIVRLLAPVVPRVHRHRVLLPLSGIAGVIIVLGSDVLLRAVMGGQAGVDIPTGVVTTLFGAAILIWLARRHRDAGPTRRPPGGHAAVRSAAFHRGVVAVTAVLTVCAVTVGMLAGDTWVLLGDVVNWVNGSTGPAYTFVLDQRWPRVAAAVLAGAALAVAGTTVQAVCRNPLAEPGILGITAGAGLGAVSLLTFVPLAGVWAVSGVAGLGAMLAFALVYGLAWRGGLSSDRLVLIGFGAWQGGMAVITYLVVAFDPWNTGKALTWLSGSTYGRMPTQVLPVLIALLVLTPAVVAARRELDLMSLDDDTPRVLGVRLERTRLIALGAAALLTSTAVSAVGVIGFVGLVAPHAARALVGGRHSRVLPVAALLGAALVSIADTLGRTVIAPAQIPAGLVTAMIGTPYFVWLLWRSRAVASTTR from the coding sequence CTGAACGCACCCCCACGCCCGGAGCCGGCCACCCGGCCGGCTCCGGGCGGACGCCCGGCCGCGCCCCGCGTCGCCGGTGTCTTCGTCGCCGCGATCCTGCTGCTGCTCGTGGTCGGCGCGGTACACCTCACCCAGGGCACCTCGAACGTCGGCGCCCTCGACCTGCTGCGGCTCGCCACCGGCGCCGACGACGAGGCGGCCCGCGTCCTGATCGCGTCCCGGCTGCCCCGACTGCTCGCCGGGTTGGCCATCGGCGTCGCGCTCGGGTTCGCCGGAGCGGCGTTGCAGTCGATCGCCCGCAACCCGCTCGCCTCCCCCGACACCCTCGCGGTCAACGCGGGAGCCCACCTGGCCATCGTCGCGGTCGCCGCGTTCGGCGTCTCGCTGCCCGCGCTGCCCGCCGGCGGCCTCGCCTTCTGCGGCGGGCTGGCCGCCGCCGGCCTGGTGATGGCGATGTCCTCCGGCGGGCAGGCCGGCACCACCCGGCTGATCCTCGCCGGCTCGGCAACCGCGCTGGCGCTCGGGTCGGTGACAACACTGCTGCTGCTCCTGTTCGAGCAGGCCACCATCGGGCTGTTCGCCTGGGGGAACGGCTCGCTGGTGCAGAGCGACCTGACCGCCCTGACCCAACTCGCTCCGGTGATCGTCGGCGCCGCCGTCGTGCTCGTGCTGCTCGGGCACCGCCTCGACATTCTCGCCCTCGGCGACGACACCGCCACGGTGCTCGGCCTCGACGTACGACGCACCCGGCTCACCGTCATGGTGCTGGCCGTGCTGCTCTCCGCCGCGGCCGTCACCCTCACCGGCCCGGTCGGCTTCGTCGGCCTGTGCGCCCCGGTGATCGTCCGGCTGCTCGCCCCCGTGGTGCCGCGGGTGCACCGGCACCGCGTCCTGCTGCCGTTGTCCGGCATCGCCGGGGTCATCATCGTGCTCGGCTCCGACGTCCTGCTGAGGGCCGTGATGGGCGGGCAGGCCGGCGTCGACATCCCCACCGGCGTGGTCACCACGCTGTTCGGCGCGGCGATCCTCATCTGGCTGGCCCGCCGACACCGAGACGCGGGCCCCACCCGTCGTCCGCCCGGCGGTCACGCGGCCGTCCGCTCCGCCGCCTTCCACCGCGGCGTCGTCGCCGTCACCGCCGTCCTGACCGTCTGCGCCGTGACGGTCGGCATGTTGGCCGGTGACACCTGGGTGCTGCTCGGTGACGTCGTCAACTGGGTCAACGGCAGCACCGGGCCGGCGTACACCTTCGTGCTGGACCAGCGGTGGCCGCGCGTCGCCGCGGCGGTCCTGGCCGGCGCGGCGCTCGCGGTCGCCGGCACCACAGTGCAGGCGGTCTGCCGCAATCCGCTGGCCGAACCCGGCATCCTCGGTATCACCGCCGGCGCCGGGCTCGGCGCCGTCTCGCTGCTCACCTTCGTGCCGCTGGCCGGGGTGTGGGCCGTCTCCGGCGTCGCCGGGCTCGGCGCGATGCTGGCGTTCGCCCTGGTCTACGGCCTGGCCTGGCGCGGCGGACTGAGCTCCGACCGACTGGTGCTGATCGGTTTCGGCGCCTGGCAGGGCGGCATGGCGGTCATCACCTACCTGGTCGTCGCCTTCGACCCGTGGAACACCGGGAAGGCGCTGACCTGGCTGTCCGGCTCCACCTACGGTCGGATGCCCACCCAGGTGCTGCCGGTGCTGATCGCCCTGCTGGTGCTCACCCCGGCCGTGGTCGCCGCCCGCCGGGAACTCGACCTGATGTCGCTGGACGACGACACCCCCCGGGTGCTCGGCGTCCGCCTGGAACGCACCCGGTTGATCGCGCTGGGCGCGGCGGCGCTGCTCACCTCCACCGCCGTCTCGGCCGTCGGGGTCATCGGCTTCGTCGGCCTGGTCGCCCCGCACGCCGCGCGGGCGCTGGTCGGCGGGCGGCACTCCCGGGTGCTCCCGGTGGCCGCCCTGCTCGGCGCTGCGCTGGTCAGCATCGCCGACACCCTCGGCCGGACGGTCATCGCTCCGGCCCAGATCCCCGCCGGCCTGGTCACCGCCATGATCGGTACCCCGTACTTCGTCTGGTTGCTGTGGCGGTCCCGCGCCGTGGCGAGCACCACCCGGTAG
- a CDS encoding ABC transporter substrate-binding protein, with protein MTRTRFTALLAVVAALTLSACGTTENAASPETSASAASGPVTLTDSRGKEITLKAPATKVVGLEWGEVEMLVSLGVMPVGVADPKGYGTWVTSAKLDPGVKDVGTRGEPSVDSIVALQPDLVVMEDDRGANMVSQLEKFVPVVVAKGSDATDNLGRMRNDLNMIAKAVGKTTEAEKLLADFDAAIADGKKKIADAGAAGRPFAIADGWKEGSTVSIRMFGKGALVSQIGIQLGLTNAWTGKTDEAWGLGQTDVEGMTVLKDPNMHLFYNASDGDDVFADGLAGNAIWKSLPFVRQGNLHKMPNGIWTFGGPLSGKQYIDELVKTYTV; from the coding sequence ATGACCCGTACCCGTTTCACAGCCCTCCTCGCCGTCGTGGCCGCGCTGACGCTCAGCGCCTGCGGCACCACCGAGAACGCCGCCTCCCCCGAGACCTCCGCCTCGGCGGCCAGCGGTCCGGTCACCCTCACCGACAGCCGGGGCAAGGAGATCACCCTCAAGGCACCGGCGACCAAGGTCGTCGGGCTGGAGTGGGGCGAGGTCGAGATGCTGGTCAGCCTCGGCGTCATGCCCGTCGGTGTCGCCGACCCCAAGGGCTACGGCACCTGGGTCACCTCCGCGAAGCTCGACCCGGGCGTCAAGGACGTCGGCACCCGTGGCGAGCCCAGCGTCGACTCGATCGTCGCCCTCCAGCCCGACCTCGTCGTGATGGAGGACGACCGGGGCGCCAACATGGTCAGTCAGCTGGAGAAGTTCGTGCCCGTCGTGGTCGCCAAGGGCAGTGACGCCACCGACAACCTCGGCCGGATGCGCAACGACCTCAACATGATCGCGAAGGCGGTCGGCAAGACCACCGAGGCGGAGAAGCTGCTCGCCGACTTCGACGCGGCCATCGCCGACGGCAAGAAGAAGATCGCCGACGCGGGTGCCGCCGGCCGGCCGTTCGCCATCGCCGACGGCTGGAAGGAAGGCAGCACCGTCAGCATCCGGATGTTCGGCAAGGGCGCGCTGGTGTCCCAGATCGGCATCCAGCTCGGCCTGACCAACGCCTGGACCGGCAAGACCGATGAGGCGTGGGGCCTCGGCCAGACCGACGTCGAGGGCATGACGGTCCTCAAGGATCCGAACATGCACCTCTTCTACAACGCCTCCGACGGCGACGACGTGTTCGCCGACGGTCTCGCCGGCAACGCCATCTGGAAGTCGCTGCCCTTCGTGCGGCAGGGCAACCTGCACAAGATGCCCAACGGCATCTGGACCTTCGGCGGGCCGCTCTCCGGCAAGCAGTACATCGACGAACTCGTCAAGACGTACACGGTGTGA
- a CDS encoding ABC transporter ATP-binding protein, with product MQSELASVNGERSLSGVDLRLGYHGVPVVHGAVINLRAGAVTALVGPNGSGKSTLLRALARLHPIEAGTVHLADGVTAAGLPAREFARRVTLLAQSRPVPSGVTVRDVVGYGRHPYRGRWRTEDPDGPAAIARAMDVTGVAAMADRPVDELSGGELQRVWLATCLAQDTPVLLLDEPTTFLDLRYQVEILDLVRDLADDHGVAVGVVLHDLNQAAAVADEVVLLHQGRVRATGTPATVFTENALTETYGIRIEVTTDPVSGLVTTRPVGRHQIRALV from the coding sequence ATGCAGAGCGAGTTGGCGTCGGTCAACGGGGAGCGCAGCCTGTCCGGCGTCGACCTCCGTCTGGGTTATCACGGTGTGCCGGTGGTGCACGGTGCGGTGATCAACCTCCGTGCGGGTGCCGTCACGGCACTGGTGGGGCCCAACGGCAGCGGCAAGTCCACGCTGCTGCGGGCCCTGGCCCGACTGCACCCGATCGAGGCCGGAACCGTGCACCTCGCCGACGGCGTCACGGCCGCCGGCCTCCCGGCCCGGGAGTTCGCCCGGCGGGTCACACTGCTCGCCCAGAGCCGGCCGGTACCCAGCGGGGTCACCGTCCGCGACGTCGTCGGCTACGGTCGCCACCCCTACCGGGGGCGCTGGCGTACTGAGGACCCGGACGGTCCCGCCGCCATCGCCCGCGCCATGGACGTCACCGGCGTCGCCGCGATGGCCGATCGTCCCGTCGACGAACTCTCCGGGGGCGAGTTGCAGCGGGTCTGGTTGGCCACCTGCCTCGCCCAGGACACTCCGGTCCTGCTCCTCGACGAGCCCACCACGTTTCTCGACCTGCGCTACCAGGTGGAGATCCTCGACCTGGTCCGTGACCTCGCGGACGATCACGGCGTCGCCGTCGGCGTCGTGCTGCACGACCTCAACCAGGCAGCCGCCGTGGCGGACGAGGTGGTCCTGTTGCACCAGGGCCGGGTCCGCGCCACCGGCACCCCGGCAACCGTGTTCACCGAGAACGCCCTCACCGAGACCTACGGGATCCGCATCGAGGTGACCACCGATCCGGTCAGCGGACTGGTCACCACCCGCCCCGTCGGGCGGCACCAGATCCGCGCCCTGGTCTGA
- a CDS encoding BTAD domain-containing putative transcriptional regulator, with the protein MQITTLGPLAVDGQPVRGERLAAVLRALVDARGRAVSVNLLVDAVWDGAPPDDATGAVQALVSRVRRLGLPVVAVPGGYRLPAEEIAVDAVEARALVDQARTVLRCGDSRAARGLADQARALFPEVPELVSAEDTRLFADVAALRAQAALAGVGPFDEVDLGRLIARTPPDEPSAALLVRVLAAQGREAEALEVVERLRADLADRYGTDPSPVITDVHLALLRGELTAPPMATPPRQPARITLPAAWRRAMAALVGRERDVEAITGALTETPVVTIVATGGAGKTRLAAEVARRTAAAGRAVRVIELAGLRSPDEVLPTVLAALGGADTTATGGNLGLERRVLSPEERLRAVAPDLDGLVVLDNCEHVLDAVAVVVADLVAAASPEVAVLATSRAPLGLVGELVHRLTALPDADALALVESRARAGGAVPTWDTERALVLCHRLDNLPLALELAAARLRHMPIDDVLAGLTDRFALLDDALRGLPERHASLWALVDWSRELLAEADRDLLQRVAVIPAPFTADLAAAVAQAPDVRRGLATLVEQSLLTLVEGDGPPRYRMLETVREYGEARLDAAGDRDQAMTGLVGWAREQAVALAGRFIGPGQVEALHRCAAEQDNLVAGLRWAMAADDEPAAVDVATALFHLWSVRGLHLEVLAWARGLLHIDEPQRRLRSAILRGTASGRPLPNADRLAWTCVVISVNAGISADLRPAVLARRALRTLQAERPAEVSPRLTALASALPGFDASDLEQSLKSATELVAHPDPYVQGLGLFARAAVRENGGQPETSISDAEQAYHRFEVVGDHWGMAMAAGAVGQFLVPGADARSAEWLTRSVKHMELVGAVQDARSIRLRLDVQLALTGDADAERRLGETARPGQAEQMDAAQALLGLAHLAWQRGRYDEALAHIDEMTRILAGWAGPQPQPRVMLRAAAAVLCLRVAQARPVPGNDVAVQAAAMLSLTRDDALTSRDLPVIGAWASGGAELAAYRGDADTARELSVLAKRIGTHIEMFFPTGSSERLNAILGDEEEREPLLTVWRERPPAAAISRIRELMDDLLA; encoded by the coding sequence GTGCAGATCACCACCCTCGGCCCACTCGCCGTCGACGGCCAGCCCGTTCGGGGTGAACGGTTGGCGGCGGTGCTCCGCGCGCTCGTCGACGCGCGGGGGCGGGCGGTCTCCGTGAACCTGCTCGTGGACGCCGTCTGGGACGGCGCGCCACCCGACGACGCGACCGGCGCGGTCCAGGCGCTCGTGTCCCGGGTGCGCCGTCTCGGGTTGCCAGTGGTCGCGGTGCCGGGCGGATACCGGCTGCCCGCCGAGGAGATCGCCGTCGACGCGGTCGAGGCGCGCGCCCTCGTCGACCAGGCGCGCACCGTGCTCAGGTGCGGTGACAGTCGTGCCGCCCGCGGCCTGGCCGATCAGGCGCGGGCCCTGTTCCCCGAGGTGCCGGAGCTGGTCAGCGCCGAGGACACCCGGCTGTTCGCGGACGTCGCCGCGCTACGCGCGCAGGCGGCACTCGCCGGCGTGGGCCCGTTCGACGAGGTCGACCTGGGCCGGCTCATCGCACGTACGCCGCCGGACGAGCCGTCCGCCGCCCTGCTCGTCAGGGTGCTGGCCGCCCAGGGGCGGGAGGCGGAGGCGCTGGAGGTGGTCGAGCGGTTGCGCGCCGACCTGGCCGACCGGTACGGCACCGACCCGTCGCCCGTGATCACGGACGTCCACCTGGCGTTGCTGCGCGGCGAACTCACCGCTCCGCCCATGGCGACGCCGCCCCGGCAACCGGCGCGGATCACGCTGCCCGCCGCGTGGCGTCGTGCCATGGCCGCCCTCGTCGGGCGGGAGCGGGACGTCGAGGCCATCACCGGCGCGCTCACCGAGACACCCGTCGTGACGATCGTGGCGACCGGCGGGGCGGGCAAGACCCGGCTCGCCGCCGAGGTGGCGAGGCGCACGGCGGCGGCCGGGCGGGCGGTACGCGTGATCGAACTCGCTGGCCTGCGCTCGCCCGACGAGGTGCTGCCCACTGTGCTCGCCGCGCTCGGCGGTGCCGACACCACGGCGACCGGCGGCAACCTGGGTCTGGAACGGCGGGTCCTCAGCCCCGAGGAGCGGCTGCGCGCCGTCGCGCCGGACCTCGACGGGCTGGTGGTGCTGGACAACTGCGAGCACGTGCTCGACGCGGTGGCCGTCGTCGTCGCGGACCTGGTCGCGGCGGCGTCGCCGGAGGTCGCGGTGCTCGCGACGAGCCGCGCCCCACTGGGCCTGGTCGGCGAGCTGGTGCACCGGCTGACCGCGTTGCCGGACGCCGACGCGCTCGCGCTGGTCGAGTCCCGGGCACGGGCCGGTGGCGCCGTACCGACCTGGGACACCGAGCGGGCGCTCGTCCTGTGCCACCGGCTCGACAACCTGCCGTTGGCCCTCGAACTGGCCGCCGCGCGACTGCGGCACATGCCGATCGACGACGTGCTCGCCGGGCTGACCGACCGGTTCGCGCTGCTCGACGACGCCCTGCGCGGCCTGCCCGAACGGCACGCCAGCCTGTGGGCGCTCGTCGACTGGAGCAGGGAACTGCTCGCCGAGGCCGACCGCGATCTGCTCCAGCGGGTCGCGGTCATCCCCGCGCCGTTCACCGCGGACCTCGCCGCCGCCGTCGCGCAGGCTCCGGACGTACGTCGCGGCCTGGCGACCCTCGTCGAACAGTCCCTGTTGACCCTGGTCGAGGGCGATGGTCCGCCGCGGTACCGCATGCTTGAAACGGTCCGTGAGTACGGCGAGGCCCGGCTGGACGCGGCCGGTGACCGGGACCAGGCCATGACCGGCCTGGTCGGCTGGGCGCGGGAGCAGGCCGTCGCACTGGCCGGCCGCTTCATCGGCCCCGGCCAGGTGGAGGCGCTGCACCGTTGCGCCGCCGAGCAGGACAACCTGGTCGCGGGCCTGCGATGGGCGATGGCAGCGGACGACGAGCCGGCCGCCGTCGACGTCGCCACCGCGCTGTTCCACCTCTGGTCGGTGCGGGGCCTGCACCTCGAGGTCCTCGCCTGGGCGCGCGGGCTGCTGCACATCGACGAGCCGCAGCGACGGCTGCGGTCGGCGATCCTGCGCGGTACGGCCAGCGGCCGGCCGCTGCCCAACGCCGACCGACTCGCCTGGACGTGTGTGGTGATCAGCGTGAACGCGGGCATCAGCGCCGACCTGCGGCCCGCCGTGCTCGCCCGCCGGGCCCTGCGGACGCTCCAGGCCGAACGGCCCGCCGAGGTGTCGCCCCGGCTGACCGCTCTCGCGTCGGCGTTGCCCGGCTTCGACGCGTCCGATCTGGAGCAGAGCTTGAAGAGCGCCACCGAGTTGGTCGCACACCCCGACCCGTACGTGCAAGGGCTCGGGCTGTTCGCCCGCGCGGCGGTACGGGAGAACGGCGGCCAGCCGGAGACGTCGATCAGTGACGCCGAGCAGGCGTACCACCGCTTCGAGGTTGTCGGCGACCACTGGGGCATGGCGATGGCGGCAGGTGCCGTCGGGCAGTTCCTGGTCCCGGGCGCAGATGCCCGGTCGGCCGAGTGGCTGACGCGCAGCGTGAAACACATGGAACTGGTCGGCGCCGTGCAGGACGCGCGGTCGATCCGACTCCGGCTGGACGTGCAGCTCGCACTCACCGGCGACGCGGACGCGGAGCGGCGACTGGGCGAGACGGCCAGACCGGGTCAGGCCGAGCAGATGGACGCCGCGCAGGCACTGCTCGGCCTGGCGCACCTCGCCTGGCAGCGCGGGCGCTACGACGAGGCGCTCGCCCACATCGACGAGATGACCCGAATCCTCGCCGGCTGGGCCGGGCCGCAGCCACAGCCGCGCGTGATGCTCCGCGCCGCGGCGGCGGTCCTCTGCCTGCGGGTGGCCCAGGCTCGGCCGGTGCCGGGAAACGACGTCGCCGTCCAGGCCGCCGCGATGCTGTCGCTCACCCGCGACGACGCGCTGACCTCACGGGACCTGCCGGTGATCGGGGCGTGGGCGTCGGGCGGAGCGGAACTCGCGGCGTACCGGGGTGACGCCGACACCGCCCGCGAACTGTCCGTACTCGCGAAGCGGATCGGCACCCACATCGAGATGTTCTTCCCCACCGGGAGCAGCGAACGGCTCAACGCCATCCTCGGGGACGAGGAAGAGCGTGAGCCGTTGCTGACCGTGTGGCGCGAGCGGCCGCCCGCCGCAGCCATCAGCCGGATCCGCGAGCTGATGGACGACCTGCTCGCCTGA